From one Papio anubis isolate 15944 chromosome 12, Panubis1.0, whole genome shotgun sequence genomic stretch:
- the APOA5 gene encoding apolipoprotein A-V isoform X1: protein MASMAAVLTWALALLSAFSATQARKGFWDYFSQTSGDKGRVEQIHQQKMAREPASLKDSLEQDLNNMNKFLEKLRPLSGSEAPRLPQDPVGMRQQLQEELEEVKARLQPYMAEAHELVGWNLEGLRQQLKPYTMDLMEQVALRVQELQEQLRVVGEDTKAQLLGGVDEARALLQELQSRVVNHTGRFREFFHPYAESLVSGIGRHVQELHRRVASHAPASPARLSRCVQVLSRKLTLKAKALHTRIQQNLDQLRDELSRAFAGTGTEEGAGPDPQMLSEEVRQRLQAFRQDTYLQIAAFTRAIDQETEEVQQQLAPPPPGHSAFTPEFQQTDSGKVLSKLQARLDDLWEDITHSLHDQGHSHLGEP, encoded by the exons ATGGCAAGCATGGCTGCCGTGCTCACCTGGGCTCTGGCTCTTCTTTCAG CGTTTTCGGCCACCCAGGCACGGAAAGGCTTCTGGGACTACTTCAGTCAGACAAGCGGGGACAAAGGCAGGGTGGAGCAGATCCATCAGCAGAAGATGGCCCGCGAGCCCGC GAGCCTGAAAGACAGCCTTGAGCAAGACCTCAACAATATGAACAAGTTCCTGGAAAAGCTCAGGCCTCTGAGTGGGAGCGAGGCTCCTCGGCTCCCACAGGACCCAGTGGGCATGCGGCAGCAGCTGCAGGAGGAGTTGGAGGAGGTGAAGGCGCGCCTCCAGCCCTACATGGCAGAAGCGCACGAGCTGGTGGGCTGGAATTTGGAAGGCTTGCGGCAGCAACTGAAGCCCTACACGATGGATCTGATGGAGCAGGTGGCCCTGCGCGTGCAGGAGCTGCAGGAGCAGTTGCGCGTGGTGGGAGAAGACACCAAGGCCCAGCTGCTGGGGGGCGTGGACGAGGCGCGGGCTTTGCTGCAGGAACTACAGAGCCGTGTGGTGAACCACACTGGCCGCTTCAGAGAGTTCTTCCACCCGTACGCCGAGAGCCTGGTGAGCGGCATCGGGCGCCACGTGCAGGAGCTGCACCGCAGGGTGGCTTCACACGCCCCAGCCAGTCCCGCGCGCCTCAGTCGCTGCGTGCAGGTGCTCTCCCGGAAGCTCACGCTCAAGGCCAAGGCCCTGCACACACGCATCCAGCAGAACCTGGACCAGCTGCGCGATGAGCTCAGCAGGGCCTTTGCAGGCACTGGGACTGAGGAGGGGGCCGGCCCAGATCCCCAGATGCTCTCCGAAGAGGTGCGCCAGCGACTCCAGGCTTTCCGCCAGGACACCTACCTGCAGATCGCTGCCTTCACTCGCGCCATCGACCAGGAGACTGAGGAAGTCCAGCAGCAGCTGGCGCCACCTCCACCAGGCCACAGCGCCTTCACCCCAGAGTTTCAACAAACGGACAGTGGCAAGGTTCTGAGCAAGCTGCAGGCCCGTCTGGATGACCTGTGGGAAGACATCACTCACAGCCTTCATGACCAAGGCCACAGCCACCTGGGGGAGCCCTGA